From Campylobacter upsaliensis, the proteins below share one genomic window:
- the cmoA gene encoding carboxy-S-adenosyl-L-methionine synthase CmoA, translated as MKDELFKQNPKKQFEFDASVASVFDDMIERSVPFYKENLELGVKILSKFLKKEARLCDLGCSSANFLLKFFELRKDVELSGVDNSKAMIELARHKAKAFGAEIKFYEQSLDLWEFEENDAFVANYTLQFIRPPKREDLLRQIYVNLKENGVFLMSEKILYEEPFLAKNMIEIYAEYKQTQGYSLFEIAAKREALENVLVPYTEKENIALLEKVGFKRVQSIFKWANFETFLAFK; from the coding sequence ATGAAAGATGAACTTTTTAAGCAAAATCCTAAAAAGCAATTTGAATTTGATGCAAGTGTGGCGAGCGTTTTTGACGATATGATAGAGCGTTCTGTGCCTTTTTATAAGGAAAATCTGGAGCTTGGTGTAAAAATTTTAAGCAAATTTTTAAAAAAAGAGGCGAGGCTTTGTGATTTGGGCTGTTCGAGTGCGAATTTTTTACTGAAATTTTTTGAGTTAAGAAAAGATGTAGAGCTAAGTGGCGTAGATAATTCTAAGGCTATGATAGAACTTGCTAGGCATAAGGCTAAGGCTTTTGGGGCGGAGATAAAATTTTATGAGCAAAGTTTGGATTTGTGGGAATTTGAGGAAAATGATGCCTTTGTGGCAAATTACACATTACAATTTATTAGACCGCCTAAAAGAGAGGATTTGTTGCGTCAAATTTATGTGAATTTAAAAGAAAATGGCGTGTTTTTAATGAGTGAGAAAATCCTTTACGAAGAGCCATTTTTAGCTAAAAATATGATAGAAATTTATGCAGAATATAAGCAAACGCAGGGTTATTCTCTCTTTGAAATCGCGGCAAAAAGGGAGGCTTTGGAAAATGTCCTTGTGCCTTACACAGAAAAAGAAAATATAGCCTTACTTGAAAAGGTGGGCTTTAAAAGGGTGCAAAGTATCTTTAAATGGGCGAATTTTGAGACTTTTTTAGCTTTCAAATAA